The genomic stretch GGTCAAAATGTGAAATGgggaaaagaaatttaaaaaaaaaggaactttatttaagtgtctagtcattctaactctggagcgctaattggggacactgtaaactgaaattaacaatgaaaagcaaatcaagtcGGCGAAATCGAGTCCGAAAGCACGCGACGatcgacaaccggaagtgagctgttttccacTTTAACTCTTTTTGATTCTACCACATTTCTATTGCATGGCGATTATAATTAGCGACTATCAGTTTAAAAAACTGGGAGAAACTACTGCCCTGGCTTGCAGAATGTTGACTTCCGGTTTTTCTCCGACGCTCAAGACATTGCGTTCGATATACAACGTTTGATACCCAAAAAGCGTGCACCGCCCAGGCAGCTTGGTTTGACTAATCTCACAGCCATGCAACAAGCGCGAACACAATGGTGTTTTTTTATGTGACACTTCCGTGGAAATTTAGCTGTCCACCACATTTTTTTTCAGCTTTGCAACACATAACGCAATTGATTTAGTGAACTAATCAGAACGATAGAAAACTGAACAGGTTATCGATGTTAACCAATTCCTTGGATAACCAATGGAAATGAAATCAGTAGTAAGCAACCTACCAGCAATAGGCCCACCAGCCGCTGCAGAGAAGGAATAAAGCACATTGTTGATGGCAAAAGACGCTGTTCTTCTCTTAATGTCCACACAGCTTAGTAATATGTAACATTGCGTTGTTATAAATATTCCATCGCTTAAGCCATATGCAGTACTGAAGACGATTAGATGCCAATACTTCGTAGAAAATGGCAGCAAAAATgtagctacgcaggctattaaCATAGATACTTGGTAAATGTGAACAGGATTCACACTTTTTTCGTTGCACGACCTTCCCGTTATTACACGTGCGATGGACGAAGCAAGTCCGATGAAGATGAATAAACGAGAAGCTTCCTGGGCTGTGATATCAATTTCTTCGGAAAATTCAACCTACAGAAGCAAAGGCAAAACCATAACACATTGTTTCAACAAAATCAggtcagttggtagagcgtcgcaccgacatcgcaaaggtcatgggttcgaatgcCGTTGCAGccacatgaatttttcaggtgtctataagggACAATTGCTGAacttgtccagataagtgcgggGATCACCTCAGTCTTCCTTTAATCTTTatcccgcacttcaaatactgAAAGCGTTTATTTCATTCACCAGTCCTTTCACGGAAACAAATGAGCCCTACAAATTGACCTGTTAAGTTCCAACTGAGTGGATTCATAGCTCAGTCGAtagagcactgcaccggcaTGACAGAGGTCATACTGAGCTTCGAATCTTGCTGAAGCCATCTAAATTTTTCAGATGCAATTGCTTTAATTATCTAGATATAAGTGCGTGGATTTCTTCTTACTCTCAAAGTAGCAAGGCGTTAACGTTGCTATAACAACTTTCATAAGCTGCCTATCATTTGGTATTCAAGCAGTCTCTCTAATCTGCATGTCTTTCGAGTAAAATTAATGACATTTTAAACTCGTTCTATCGCGGTAGTTCAAAGAGGGGAACTGGCGAGTTTCGTAGGACCGGCAACAGGATACTGCATCAATCATTGTGGCATtcactaaattaaaaaaaaaattgagtatGTATACTTactaaattgatgtaaatgatGTACATTCCAAAACTTGCAgacacaaaagaaatcactgcaGTTGTAAAGGTGGGAAATGTCCAAACGCTGCAATACAGAGACATGCCCTTCTTTTCTTCGTCTTTTGTTCCTTGGCTATCATTTTCGAGGTTTGTTTCATTTGGGGTATTGTTGTCTACGTTTGGGTTGAAAGCCAAACTGAGGATGCAAATTACCCCGTAAAATGCTGTCATTATTCTCAAACTTTCTCTCCATCCAAAAGCGTCCAAAAGTATTTGAAGCAACGGTCCTGTGTATAGAACGCCCAAGCTTGCCCCCAATGCTACAATGCCTGTAGCTGTGgacagttttttttcaaaatattgtGCAATTACGAGATAACACGCGTTGTAGATGAAACAAGCTCCTAAGCCGAGGATTAAGCTATATGTGAAGTACATGTGAGTGAGGCTCTGAACAAAGGAAGTGGTTACCAAGCCTGATGCGCAAAGTAGTCCACCCAAAAATGTCGTGATTCGGCAACTGAAGCGATCACAGAGATAGCCAGCCAGCGGACTTGCAAACCACACCATGCCCAAGGTTGCCGAGCCAACGAAAGCTGTCAATGAAATATAAGTGGTGAATCTGTGGGTATTTGCAATGCTTGCTTACGCCTCTCAGTAATGTGCAAGAGGCCAACAATATGAAAAGTGGATTGTGAAAAGTAGAAATCGGATCCCGGATTAGAACATAGAGAACTTTCTTGGACATTTTGGGGAGGATCACTTTTACAAGTTGATAGGATGATAGGATTAAACatcggggaatctttaaaagcggatttttttttaagattcccAGTTGTAAAGGTTCCCGTTCCTCGTTTCCCTATTCCCCGTTCCCTGTCAGTTAATGATAGCCATTGCGATTCACACTTCAACTAGGTTGGGAATCAAACATAGTTAAATGCTACTCTGGTTTGGAACATTTTGAGTTTagccaggagctcatcaaggggaacCTCTATCTCTaataattccttgagtcaacccttatACATCCCTTTACGCTTAggtagctctgttttgattggcttttacatcAGTGGGCTTGCTTAATCTCCCAAAGGGCTCTATAATTTAAtgtactcgggaaagggttgacccCTAGACCAAGTATGagccttgatgagctcctggtttAGCTAAATGagtgttttttttctgattggctattctAAACAGTGCGTTCGGAGCAGAAGatttcgtggcgttctaaaaatagaaaggtgcgcgcaaaggttgactcgtAGGGTCTCTATGGGAGAGGAAATCTCCTACTCTTAGACTCCTGCTGCAACAAATTTGAGTCAGGCGATTTGGTCTATGgttaattttcccataaacCCTGGTTTAAAACCACGTAGCCACTGATGGGGACAAGAAAAATTTGGGATGGATTCTTGGCTACActaaaattttccaaaacatACGAAAACTATGAATTTAAAATATAAGAAATGCAACATTTTTGAATGacggaataaaaataaaacaaaagttagaTGGATCAttcaactcttttttttttaaaggaccTTTTTATAAAGATGTTCAGGCTGCAATTAAAAAActctctcggtgcagagtagagaactaacaaactcaacccacatatgacgccgagtctgaaaaacgaaccagggccacattggtgggaggtgagtgcatTCACTACTGTGTAATCATTGCATAGGGAGGCTCCTGAAACGGAGCCACGATCGAGCGATTGTGCTGCACCTGCTCTTGCAAGTGACTGCCATGACCCATTTTATATTCAATCTACAGTTCAAACATATGACATTTCATATCTTCTAAATTCATGTCATTCACCTTTGTCAGGATATGGTACACATATCTTGAACTCACAAGTGTCCATTTTTGAGCTTACTTGCAGGTAGAGTATTAAATGCAGCGCAAACGCATGCGCTCGAATGCGCATGGGTTCGAATTCCTCTCAAGCCTGCATGAATTTTATTTGGGCttgcttgaaactgcttaaaGTGCTAAtatgattaaaataataataataaatttaaaaaaacacttccttttttttcttcagattttgaaagtgtgattgctcaacatttgactggcaaaattttgggcCTTGATTTTTATTCGAAGGCTGTTACTTTGAGTGAAGACCGCGTTCACACTAGGCCGAATCatgtttaaattgatcacgtttGAAACATGTTTGACTAAAACAAGCGTTCATACCTGATGACTAAAACCACGAAACTAGATCGAAACATAGTTACAATAACCAACATCGAAACCACCTCGCGAGGTAGTTTCGATCGTGGCTTTTGTAAACAACTTCAAGATGGCAGCCAGTGGTGTTTATTTGGTCGCTGGGAAAACACAAAACTGGGGCTTTGTTGAGACGAAAACACTCATCGGTCTTTGGACAGGAGAAGATATTCAACGCCCGCTCGCATCCATGGGTcgtaagaaaaacatttgggaaGGCATAGCCATGATTTGAGAACAAGTTTGGAAAAAGTTGTTTCTTCTAAAGCTGTTAAAATTGAACTTAATTCCCTCAAGTGTGAATGCAATCTAAgtcttggatttcacggtccgccattactcacgttccaaactgaccgattggatctcagaggggtggatctagggaaacgtgacgtcatttactcactagcttgaaatttcagcttgtaaacacagcttattatatatgcaaaatacGAGCCAcggtttaaaagtctgatgccccgtccacacgtatccggagatttttgtatccgcaatttTAGAAAAATATCTGCGTCTACACGTAGCGTATACGAATCGTacacgaccgtccacacgtatccgattcgtATCCTGACATCTCAAAGGATTAGTCAACAGAGCCTGCGCATTACAAAGAAAGCTGAGCCTGCGATAATTTTGGCGCCAAATTCGCGGCTATCTTGTTTGTTGATAAAGACTGGTTCTGatactgtgacgtcagcgtatacaaaaatatacggatacgagcgtccgtacgtatccggatacacagcgtatacagaaatttccactctagagagcgtatacagaaatctccggatacatcgagcgtatacggcggacacgtgtggacgctaggtgtatccgcataaaaaaattgcggatacaaaaatctccggatacgtgtggactgggcatgaaagcccgaaactctcgtgctgcatattaattaagccgcgtacacacgcattgcattcttaaactattgagtcttggacgtcattttctcctcgatccagctctctccagattttaaagttagcaaTGGCGGGACCATTAAATATGAAAATTCTAGTTAAAATAATCAGGCGTCTTTTTGATaccaaggcttaaaacttgggtcacgtAATTTTTCAGCTAACCCAGTTTTGAAATTCAGAGAAACATAtaaattgaattttaatataagtTGCTTatctaactgcgatgatctatCTATGACATCTTCATTTCATTACTTGAATTTATTTCTCGCTTGAATACATTAAAAAACTTCAACTAGAGTTAAATGAATTTCTGCGTACCGCGAAGCCggctacaaaagaaaaaaaaattgttcgagTCCCAGGTGGGCTTTTCTAGGTTGCGCTAGCAAAATCTTTGGTATAAATagtcttttaattttctttggccatctcaatTTAttagaaataacacacaaacagcggtgacaaacatcagatataaactagaagacgattgcatgacagaaaaactgagcattttaaAGCAATAATTAATGGTCATCATACGCCGGCTCTTGCGGACCATGTAACATCAACTGGTCAcagtttaaaatgggatcattttgaaattttagcaaaAGGGCGATCCGACACTCTCTCTAAAATAAAGGAGAAACTGTCTGTTGATCAGAGATTTAAAGCGTaccttaattaaatgactaTGTCAGCAGTAAAAAGCTctctttattagtttttgttacctctattgttacttaataataatagttcATAAGTTAGTatcgggggtggaagctgaataataaataatgaataacgagtataaataaaaaatgaataatgcATAATTGGGTCTGAAAACGCCGGAATAATGAATAGTGCAGTTATATGCCAGTGGAATAATGAGTAAcctacaaaaatttaaaaagaataatgaataattcgaacaaaacacacaaaaaataatgaataatcGACGTTCAATTATTCAGCTTCTACCCCCGATTAGTAGTCCTttatatttaaactccaattttgaaTTAACCGTCTATGTTTGTCAGCGCggtttttgtgttatttttggcataatttagGGAACTAGCATATTTTTGGCTGATTTTTTGAAAGTAGCACTGCTAGCATAATCGGTATATATTGATAATCTTGAGCCCATTTTTGGTCAATGCTATAGCTGCATCCGTTTTCTAACGGTGGAAAGGCCTCCCCGGAAGTGTTGATCCCAGTGCCTATCATTTGCGAATGAGTCACACCATAGGCGGCCCAAGTTCGTGTCACTaaagagcgtgtaataattgattactagtgggaagatgacctttgagtgccagcggtgttgcgttacaggcggccgttgagaatttaaacgggttgtaagactttgtatgggaaataaaataccgtcgattatgaagcctaaaaaacgctcaatttaacgttcattcaataaaagggatgaaaatgactcacctctggtgtatatTTGTGcattttggagcttattttaccatTACcgttcccgaaacggtaaaataagctccaaaaggcacaagaatacaccagaggtccGGGCCAGAGGTGCGTCATTTTCAtcccttttattgaatgaacgttaattttcaatgttctagaacattgaaaacacggaattcccgaaacggtaaaataagctccaaaaggcacaagaatacaccagagatGAGTCATTTTGATCCCTTTTactgaatgaacgttaaattgagcgttttttaggcttcataatcgacggtattttatttcccatacaaagtcttacaacgtttaaattctcaacggccgcctgtaacgcaacaccgcttgcactcaaaggtacTCACAGGTAATCAATtgttacacgctctctagtgacgcaacttgggctgcctgtggtcaCACCGCCAAAAAAACTTCCAACCCTCTGACGGGATTTGAACCAGCAAACATAGCTGGAGGCTGTTGCTTTAACACGACGAAAGTAAACATACAATAGACGACGAGCTTGTGACACCAAAAAGGTTTCGCTACACGATCGTATTTGTGTTTTGCATGAAAGTCGTTGTTAAAATAAGTGCGTGACAAACATACTTTCCCAGTCAAAGGAAATAGCTAGCTAATGTTTCAATTAATAACGAAattattatttccttttttttggacTTATTTCTCTTGTCGTAGAAACatttgctgttattcatcgtgttGAAGTACAATAAtcataaagtattctcgtttgtctcacgatgtggtggtcacttgtgatgtagttCGCAACGTTTCGACTGTATAAACATTTATTTCGAGCTGAGTAGTAGGCCTTACACTTTATTACgtaccaatcacagcggagcatcctgcttaaaaagtgacgcgtaaccagtcgacctcatcacctgatgaagactagcagtatgcggtcgaaacgtcgcgatctacatcacaagtgaccacaccgtgagacaaacgagaatactttattattgttatttcgcTTGTTTTCCAAAAGGAAGTGCCAGGGTATTCTTCAGTCAAGCCCACAAGGAATTTAACGATAAACATTTTTTTCGAGCTGAGTAATAGACCTCAGCCCTTACTACTATAAATACCAGAATGCAATGTTTCAGTAGCCACACAACAAGAAAATTGTGATCCGTTACGTCATTTGCTAAGGGGTGCAGTCTATTTGCAACGGTTTATGATTCTCTTGGACGTTCATCGAAACCGCCTAAATATTTTGCAGTTTTGTGGGGTGCTAAGTCGGGTAGTGTAAACATTTTAAATGGGACTGGTCGACCGCAGTTGGTCACTCTGTGAATTAAAAACGATAAAACGACCGGTGAAGCCATCGCCTTATTTAAGCCGACAAAACGGATCGACCATGCCACTGATGCGTGAATCGTCAATAGCTGTTACGCAAATTATCGTGAAAGTGTACCCTAGTCTCAgaggtcttcttcttcttcttctcggaCGAAATTTAGCCGCGGAAAGCAACAATTACGAACGACTTATTCTCTCGCTGAATCGTCGTTCGTTGTCGCTCTTCGCGGCTAAATTTAGtccgagaagaagaagaattaagAAGCAAAAAGTCTCTGATACCAGGGGCAACTGTAGCATGCGAGAGCATCCAGCGGGTGAAACAAGAGCCGAAGAAAGCCTGATGCTCTGGGAGGCTAATGCAGCTatgaaagagaggaaaaaacacATAAGGTACGCCTGATGACTAACCTGCTCTTTCTCTCGTCTCTTCAAAATAGTCAATTAACTCCGGAAATAAAATTCCAAAGCTAAGCACAAACCCAAGGCTTACTGCATTGCAGACAGCTGATAATATACATACCACCCAGGAATATAAAGTGTCTTTGTAACGTTTCCCGCAAAATAGCGTCCTTATTTTCCCCAAAACCATTTTAGGCTCTCGTTCTAAATTGATGGAAGGATGGAAATAAACCGGACTCTCTAGTATTTGACCCAAACTTAATGCCGGTCATGCATGATCAAAATATGCAAACTTCCTAGACCAATGAAACAGCTGAAATGTCTGAGAGAATAAGAAAGTGTTTCCAATTGTTCACCAAACGTGATCCCATCGATCAAAAATGCTGATTACGAGATACGCTCCAATGATGCCGATATAATACTATTTGCGTTTCCACGTGAGTTGCATAAGGAGAGACTTTGAACGACcattattattaaaacagtTATCCGTGTGTAGCTTACACTTTTTCGCGGGTTCGATTTCCGCCACTTAAATAAAGCTCCTTTAAAGAAATGTACTTAAATGTGAAACGGCCCATGTGTACATTTTTACTCcgtaattaattaaaatattgtTGTTACTCCCTCGTACTCGGCGACATTGACcttgtttcatttttcgccAATAACACGATTACGTAGCTATGCACGTGGCTCTGCACGGGAAGCACGTGCTCCTACTCATTTATTTCCCGCTCTTTGGAAACAAAAGCCTCAGACTTTATCTGTGTTTTTATTTCAATAACGCTTCGAATGTTAAAACCGAGTCACAATCGTGAACTTGAGGGCGTTTTAGTGGACGTTTTCGATTATTATGTGAAGACAACTGATCACGCCTGCCTTGTGGTTCAAGAAAAGTCACACAAATGTAAGCAAAGCCATAAAGACAGAAAACAGCAAATTGAAGAATGGGAAAAGGGGAACAGAGCACCTCTAAAATGGAtaatcttttttccttttttttggatATTTGAAAGAGGTATTTTAATCACTAAAGTATGAATACTCGATTGACTAGACCATGACTaggcacaggcagcccaagctcaaaatgttaGGGGTTCAGTGTAACGTGACATATGCTATATTACATAGCTACGCGACACGTGACTCCCGCCTTACAAGCATATGTGGAGGTATTGTGTTACAAcggtttgaatttgtaaaggtttgtatggggaggcaacggctttgctggaaaagtcaattattcttatattttgtgaataaaatctACTTACCCTTTTGCCGTgttgtattctttgttgtttgccagcTTCGCAGGCCGATCTAACGCGATTTCGGCGACTTATCGTTTTGTGGGTTTCCACTGCTAttagagggtctcaatggggttaaccgtcaaccgtcaaatggcccaaaacttaaccgtcaaccgtcaaaaacggaatatttttaccgtcaaccgtcaaatgggcgagccaaaattagccgtcaaatttctcagatatccttaaacgatcgagacagattgacttaaatgggttcaagtcatgctgttaataattgttcgttttaatatatcacagaaatacatatttttacttgttagtctcaagtaaaaccggctagcgacagaactgacttccgtcggttaacacttccggtgtcgtcaaacgtcagtcttcacgggtcacttcacatgacctcgctatcgctgttcgtttgctcttacaaagcacgATGTCAAGTATTGtgatagcctgcagtgcaggcgtattttggGCGCGCGAGTGCATATTTTCGTATTAGGCCACCATCTTTCTAAGATTTGGTAACTATGGAAGATTGGggcgaggaaatatttgctgagGGAGTAGGCGTTAAGAGGCAGTGTCGCTAAGAACGGTCCGATCGATTTCGcgtcaaaaaatcattttcctttaaactctGCCGATGGAAACGGTTTGGTACCCAAATATTAAAACtggatttcttttttgaaaaatatttatttttgcttCACTATGAGAGCAAACTCATTTTAGCCGATTTGAGCCCTTCGGTGGTTGATTTTAAGACCAAAATTTGTCGATATTAATGGCATTGCTACATGAAAACTAAAGAAGCCATTAAATTGATTTTAATACCTGAGGGTTTTTATACTTTTAAAGAGTTGAAAAGCAAAATATCAATCGTTTTCATTTTTTAGTCGAAGTACTGGAATCTCGAAAGCAAACCATACTATTTGGCTTACGCGAGGACCGCCGGCTAATGGTCGAATTCGAGCGCTTGGTTCGTAATTGTGGGCCAAAATTCTGACTGAGTAAAATTAATGCCAAATGAGAGGTCTAGGTTGATTCTAAAAGGTTCCTGGGCCAAACCTGCGGGTATTTCCCCGAGCGCCAATCAGCGGCAGTCTGAATTTGGCTTTCAGGGCGCTTTGTTTACGTAAATAACACTCTAATTTTAGCTCCCTTTCCGTTCTATTTTCAGTCGTTTG from Montipora capricornis isolate CH-2021 chromosome 12, ASM3666992v2, whole genome shotgun sequence encodes the following:
- the LOC138026829 gene encoding monocarboxylate transporter 8-like, producing the protein MVLGKIRTLFCGKRYKDTLYSWVVCILSAVCNAVSLGFVLSFGILFPELIDYFEETRERAAFVGSATLGMVWFASPLAGYLCDRFSCRITTFLGGLLCASGLVTTSFVQSLTHMYFTYSLILGLGACFIYNACYLVIAQYFEKKLSTATGIVALGASLGVLYTGPLLQILLDAFGWRESLRIMTAFYGVICILSLAFNPNVDNNTPNETNLENDSQGTKDEEKKGMSLYCSVWTFPTFTTAVISFVSASFGMYIIYINLVEFSEEIDITAQEASRLFIFIGLASSIARVITGRSCNEKSVNPVHIYQVSMLIACVATFLLPFSTKYWHLIVFSTAYGLSDGIFITTQCYILLSCVDIKRRTASFAINNVLYSFSAAAGGPIAGLMADKTGNYAYSFYMTGATLFVAFLIPFVLVVLNCKKFRIYPRNAVEKFRTDLKQDQPE